A genomic segment from Nicotiana tabacum cultivar K326 chromosome 7, ASM71507v2, whole genome shotgun sequence encodes:
- the LOC107788192 gene encoding uncharacterized protein LOC107788192 produces the protein MADDQEGYKEETLNGESYSELLFADDDNTLGGCFNFTSSSPKMLCFGDYTKMCADNPFVESCSINSPAKIQISGVTCSIGDSPASACSSSNSKNYKSDKKRNGAEKESAEKTKAVPAGNQRNCKRTKAENSNVTGHAKVKKEKLGERITALQQLVSPFGKTDTASVLHEAMGYIRFLHDQVQVLCSPYLQRLSPSLREGGETGEMEGSRKEAMLRSKGLCLVPIELTLHVADTTLNGADFWSPAAMTNNITRLNSNQ, from the exons ATGGCGGATGATCAAGAAGGGTATAAGGAAGAGACACTAAACGGAGAGAGCTATTCAGAACTACTATTTGCCGATGATGATAACACACTAGGAGGATGTTTTAACTTCACTTCATCTTCCCCAAAAATGCTCTGTTTTGGTGATTACACCAAAATGTGTGCTGATAATCCTTTTGTTGAAAGTTGTTCTATAAATTCACCAGCAAAAATCCAGATATCTGGAGTCACATGCAGTATTGGAGATTCACCCGCCTCAGCTTGTTCAAGTAGCAACAGCAAGAACTACAAGTCCGAT AAAAAGCGAAATGGAGCAGAGAAAGAATCGGCTGAAAAAACAAAAGCAGTTCCTGCTGGAAATCAGAGAAATTGCAAGAGGACAAAGGCAGAAAATTCAAATGTGACAGGCCATGCAAAG GTTAAGAAAGAGAAGCTTGGTGAAAGAATCACAGCTTTACAACAGCTTGTATCTCCCTTTGGCAAG ACAGACACAGCATCAGTGCTACATGAAGCGATGGGATATATCAGGTTTTTGCACGATCAGGTTCAAGTCTTGTGTTCTCCTTATTTGCAGCGCCTGTCTCCTTCATTACGT GAGGGTGGAGAAACCGGAGAAATGGAAGGATCAAGAAAGGAGGCGATGCTAAGGAGCAAAGGACTATGTCTTGTCCCAATAGAGCTAACTCTACATGTAGCTGATACTACTCTTAATGGTGCTGATTTTTGGTCACCTGCCGCCATGACGAACAATATCACTCGTCTCAATTCTAACCAATGA
- the LOC107788193 gene encoding DNA repair protein REV1: MEPSRSANSGSNSKRTSNSITSNPRSNSSNQSNKKRKTSQKTLGMAWGANSRSASRPAFSSSPFSNFGSYMAVKNQKLHEQFVAEASSTSHSGPNSSKPIFHGVSIFVDGYTVPSSQELRGYMLKHGGRFENYFSRRRVTHIICSNLPDSKVKNLRSFSRGLPVVKPTWVLDSVAANKLLNWVPYQLDQLASEVNNQPKLSAFFTKNIYVSDDIATCSTVQATSSVESPMSYAGPIEDPISYEEWQSAEDLKPHDLDSNDLMQENYNVARVEESTCSVAMQELSDAASEDGSHAPLSAPSSPHNCASACSDWTSDPVNEGPSDLKIPRSPNQKHSTLVDANFVENYFRHSRLHFIGTWRNRYRKRFPSSPGGFRCSSSGPGSSATANKTFIIHVDMDCFFVSVVIRNLPELKDKPVAICHSDNPRGTAEISSANYPARSHGVKAGMFVRDAKSRCPHLVILSYDFEAYEEVADHFYNILHKYCNKVQAVSCDEAFLDATDSGVEDIQAFVSVMRKEILDATGCSASAGVAGNMLMARLATRTAKPDGQCYIPAEKVEEHLCELPVKALPGIGHVLEEKLNRRQITTCGQLRIISKETLQKDFGYKTGSMLWNYSRGIDDRLVGMIQESKSIGADVNWGVRFKELKDVQHFLLNLCKEVSLRLQGCGVKGRKFTLKIKKRRSDAGEPVKYLGCGVCDNLSHSVTVPMATDSVDVLERVVSQLFMTSHIDVEDIRGMGLQVSKLETVDSSKQGKERYSIRSWLTDASAKTSHKNRSSSHEKCADADKGKSGVDERQAQLQGDSSTPFVEMSAASPSGTAGSGQRGNLPPMNELDMGVIESLPSEVFSEINDMYDGKLAHLITEKRSKEKENISFACPAASDEAFAASEEQQYNEEEIQVVVSYPNKLFVDMKSEPVSDASVPNLDLISNAPVSGDISLMPSSLSQVDTLIFQELPEDLRTDILELLPAHRNTESSLDASLACANNQSSTGPSISSIDLWVGDPPEWIDIFKASNCQILRILAEMYQRAGAKKQLSSVLQRTMSQIYILWDVGTDGWAEAVSCLCELIKQYLKLKISTDIEEVYICSCLLRRLTARSKIFVEVYNNMLPHFQASVSENYGGSFCIASVME; this comes from the exons ATGGAACCTTCACGCTCTGCGAATTCCGGGTCCAATTCGAAACGAACCTCAAATTCAATTACTTCAAACCCTCGGAGTAACAGCAGCAATCAGAGCAACAAGAAGAGGAAGACGAGTCAGAAGACCCTAGGCATGGCTTGGGGTGCCAATTCTCGCTCTGCTTCTCGTCCTGCCTTCAGTAGTTCACCTTTCTCCAATTTTGGAAG TTACATGGCCGTGAAGAATCAGAAGCTTCATGAGCAGTTTGTTGCGGAGGCGTCCAGCACTTCTCACAGTGGTCCAAATTCTTCAAAACCTATATTTCATGGCGTTTCCATTTTTGTTGATGGATATACAGTTCCTTCCAGTCAG GAACTTCGAGGATATATGCTGAAGCATGGAGGccgttttgaaaattatttttctaggCGTCGCGTTACGCATATAATCTGTAGTAATCTTCCTGACAGTAAGGTCAAGAATTTGAG GTCATTTAGCAGGGGACTTCCAGTAGTCAAACCCACATGGGTGTTGGATTCTGTCGCTGcaaataagcttctgaatt GGGTTCCTTATCAGCTTGATCAGCTTGCAAGTGAAGTTAATAACCAGCCTAAGCTATCTGCTTTCTTTACGAAAAACATTTATGTTTCTGATGATATAGCAACATGTTCAACTGTCCAAGCCACATCTAGTGTTGAGAGTCCAATGTCATATGCTGGACCAATTGAAGATCCTATATCCTATGAAGAGTGGCAATCTGCAGAAGATTTGAAGCCTCATGATCTAGACTCTAATGATCTAATGCAAGAGAACTACAATGTAGCTAGAGTTGAAGAGTCAACTTGTAGCGTGGCAATGCAGGAACTGAGTGATGCTGCAAGTGAAGATGGAAGCCATGCTCCATTATCAGCACCTTCTAGTCCTCACAACTGTGCATCAGCTTGTAGCGACTGGACAAGTGATCCTGTTAACGAGGGGCCATCAGATTTAAAGATTCCTAGGTCTCCTAATCAGAAACATTCAACTCTAGTTGATGCTAATTTTGTGGAAAATTACTTTAGG CATTCTAGGTTGCATTTCATTGGCACCTGGAGAAACCGGTATCGCAAGCGATTTCCCAGCTCTCCTGGTGGATTTAGATGCTCAAGTTCAGGCCCTGGTTCTTCAGCCACAGCAAATAAGACGTTCATTATTCATGTGGATATG GATTGCTTTTTTGTGTCTGTTGTCATTAGAAATCTCCCTGAGTTGAAGGATAAACCCGTTGCCATTTGCCATTCAGATAATCCACGTGGAACGGCAGAAATATCGTCAGCGAATTATCCTGCTAGGAGTCATG GAGTAAAGGCTGGAATGTTTGTCAGAGATGCCAAGTCACGTTGCCCTCACCTAGTCATTCTTTCTTACGACTTTGAAGCTTATGAGGAG GTTGCTGATCACTTTTATAACATCTTGCACAAGTACTGCAACAAAGTGCAG GCTGTAAGTTGTGATGAAGCATTTTTAGATGCCACTGATTCTGGAGTAGAGGACATTCAAGCTTTTGTCTCAGTGATGAGAAAGGAGATTCTTGATGCGACGGGCTGTAGTGCTAGTGCTGGTGTTGCTGGGAATATGCTTATGGCACGTCTTGCTACTAGGACTGCAAAACCTGATGGGCAATGTTACATCCCTGCTGAGAAG GTGGAGGAGCACCTGTGTGAACTTCCAGTAAAAGCACTTCCCGGAATTGGTCATGTGTTGGAAGAGAAGTTGAACAGGAGACAAATCACAACTTGCGGGCAGCTACGCATTATTTCCAAG GAAACTCTCCAGAAGGACTTTGGTTATAAAACTGGCAGTATGCTATGGAACTATAGTAGAGGGATAGATGATCGGTTGGTTGGCATGATACAG GAAAGCAAATCCATTGGTGCAGACGTTAACTGGGGCGTAAGGTTCAAGGAGCTGAAAGAT GTGCAACATTTTCTTTTAAACCTTTGCAAGGAGGTTTCATTACGTTTGCAGGGGTGTGGAGTGAAAGGCCGCAAGTTTACCTTGaag ATAAAGAAAAGGAGGAGTGATGCGGGGGAGCCAGTAAAGTATTTGGGCTGTGGCGTTTGTGATAACTTGAGCCATTCTGTCACG GTGCCAATGGCTACGGATAGTGTTGATGTGCTTGAGAGAGTCGTTTCACAGCTCTTCATGACTTCACACATAG ATGTGGAGGACATAAGAGGCATGGGATTGCAGGTCTCAAAGCTTGAAACTGTGGATAGTTCTAAGCAAG GGAAAGAAAGATATTCCATCAGATCTTGGCTCACTGATGCCTCTGCTAAGACCAGCCATAAAAACAGAAGCAGTAGTCATGAGAAATGTGCTGATGCAG ATAAAGGTAAAAGCGGTGTTGATGAACGTCAGGCTCAGTTGCAGGGTGATTCAAGTACACCTTTTGTTGAAATGTCTGCAGCGTCACCCTCTGGTACTGCTGGTTCTGGACAGAGGGGAAATCTTCCTCCTATGAACGAGCTTGATATGGGAGTTATAGAATCTCTTCCTTCTGAAGTCTTTTCAGAAATTAATGACATGTATGATGGAAAATTGGCTCATCTTATTACTGAAAAGAGGAGCAAAG aaaaagaaaacatatcTTTTGCTTGCCCTGCTGCATCAGACGAAGCTTTTGCTGCAAGTGAG GAGCAGCAGTATAATGAAGAGGAAATCCAAGTGGTGGTCTCTTATCCTAATAAACTTTTTGTTGATATGAAAAGTGAGCCAGTTTCTGATGCTAGTGTACCAAATCTGGACTTGATTAGTAATGCTCCCGTCTCAGGAGACATCAGTCTAATGCCCTCTTCTCTAAGTCAAGTAGACACCTTGATCTTTCAAGAATTGCCCGAGGACTtgaggacagatattcttgaactCCTTCCTGCACACAGGAACACTGAATCATCACTAGATGCTTCCTTGGCATGTGCTAATAATCAGAGCAGTACAGGTCCTTCTATTTCAAGCATTGACCTGTGGGTTGGAGATCCACCAGAATGGATTGACATATTCAAAGCCAGCAACTGTCAGATTTTGCGCATTTTGGCAGAGATGTATCAAAGAGCAGGGGCAAAAAAACAGTTATCTTCTGTATTGCAGAGGACTATGTCTCAGATTTATATTCTCTGGGATGTGGGCACTGATGGATGGGCTGAGGCTGTTAGTTGCTTATGCGAGCTTATCAAGCagtatttaaaattaaaaatttcaactGATATTGAAGAGGTTTACATTTGTTCTTGCCTTTTAAGAAG GTTGACTGCAAGGTCAAAAATTTTCGTAGAAGTTTACAACAACATGCTTCCTCATTTTCAG GCATCGGTTAGTGAGAACTATGGTGGCAGCTTTTGTATAGCCTCTGTGATGGAGTGA